From Kiloniellales bacterium, a single genomic window includes:
- the trpE gene encoding anthranilate synthase component I, with product MKPVPDIERFSALYAAGKAQVVSTKLVADLETPVSAFLKLADGRRYACLFESVEGGVTIGRYSFIGLKPDVIWRCRGGQAEINRKARNDLEAFETEALPALESLRRLIEESRIDLPDALPPMAACLLGYMGYDTVRLMERLPAENPDKLGLPDGLFFRPTVICVFDRVEDQVTVFTPVRPRDGVDAEAAYEEACARLADIVGDFERSLPYRREPLERRQDLPQPTSNMTREAFCKMVRRGKEYIFAGDVFQVVLSQRFALPFKPPPFALYRALRRLNPSPFLFYLDLDQFSVVGSSPEILVRLRNGRVTIRPIAGTRWRGADEAEDRRLGEELLADPKELAEHLMLLDLGRNDVGRVAKIGTVEVTQRNLIERYSHVMHIVSNVEGELDPKYGAMDAMIAGFPAGTVSGAPKVRAMEIIEELEPERRGIYAGSVGYFGAGGAMDTCIALRTSVVKDGVVYIQAGGGIVADSDPEAEYQESCNKAQALVRAAQEAVRFAADRS from the coding sequence ATGAAGCCGGTCCCCGATATCGAGCGCTTTTCGGCGCTCTATGCGGCCGGCAAAGCCCAAGTCGTGTCGACCAAGCTGGTTGCCGACCTGGAGACGCCGGTGTCGGCCTTTCTGAAACTTGCCGACGGGCGGCGCTACGCCTGCCTTTTCGAATCGGTCGAGGGCGGCGTCACCATCGGCCGCTACTCGTTCATCGGCCTGAAGCCCGACGTGATCTGGCGCTGCCGCGGCGGGCAGGCGGAGATCAACCGCAAGGCGCGCAACGACCTGGAGGCCTTCGAGACCGAAGCGCTGCCCGCGCTGGAGAGCCTGAGGCGCCTGATCGAGGAGTCGCGGATCGACCTGCCTGATGCGCTGCCGCCCATGGCGGCCTGCCTGCTCGGCTATATGGGCTACGACACGGTCCGCCTCATGGAGCGCCTGCCGGCCGAGAATCCCGACAAGCTCGGACTGCCCGACGGGCTGTTCTTCCGCCCCACCGTCATCTGCGTGTTCGACCGGGTCGAGGACCAGGTGACGGTCTTCACCCCGGTGCGTCCGCGGGACGGCGTCGACGCCGAAGCCGCCTATGAAGAGGCCTGCGCCCGCCTGGCCGATATCGTCGGAGATTTCGAACGCTCCCTGCCCTATCGACGGGAGCCGCTCGAACGCCGCCAGGACCTGCCGCAACCAACGTCGAACATGACACGCGAAGCCTTCTGCAAGATGGTCCGGCGCGGCAAGGAGTACATCTTCGCGGGTGACGTCTTCCAGGTCGTGCTGTCGCAGCGCTTCGCGCTGCCCTTCAAGCCGCCGCCCTTTGCGCTCTACCGCGCGCTTCGGCGACTCAACCCCTCGCCCTTCCTGTTCTATCTCGACCTCGACCAGTTCTCTGTGGTCGGCTCCAGTCCCGAGATCCTGGTCCGCCTGCGCAACGGCAGGGTGACCATCCGGCCGATCGCCGGGACACGCTGGCGCGGGGCCGACGAGGCGGAGGACCGACGACTGGGGGAAGAGCTGCTGGCAGACCCCAAGGAACTGGCCGAGCATCTGATGCTGCTCGATCTGGGCCGCAACGACGTCGGCCGGGTGGCGAAAATCGGTACCGTGGAGGTCACGCAGCGCAACCTGATAGAGCGCTACAGCCACGTCATGCACATCGTCTCCAACGTCGAGGGCGAGCTGGACCCGAAGTACGGTGCCATGGACGCGATGATTGCGGGCTTTCCCGCAGGCACGGTGTCCGGCGCGCCCAAGGTCCGGGCTATGGAGATCATCGAGGAGCTGGAGCCCGAGCGTCGGGGCATCTACGCCGGCTCGGTAGGCTACTTCGGCGCCGGCGGCGCCATGGACACCTGCATCGCGCTCAGGACCTCCGTGGTGAAGGACGGCGTGGTCTACATCCAGGCAGGCGGCGGTATCGTCGCGGACAGCGACCCGGAAGCGGAGTACCAGGAGAGCTGTAACAAGGCCCAGGCCCTGGTCCGGGCTGCGCAGGAAGCCGTTCGTTTCGCCGCCGACCGGAGCTAG
- a CDS encoding peptidyl-prolyl cis-trans isomerase — MLIQMRSKIAKVFMFFLFGILILSFAVWGIEDVFLNRGQDAVIAEVGDTEVQQTEFARLLNREMNILRRRFGGQFDITLARSLGLVDQVIDQLVTRAMFEQQAKDMGLTVTEDQIRQRILEEPAFQNSLGDFERGRFQQVLANNNLTEQQYVRSLGLAIGQQQIVEAVSGASEAPQDLATALYLFEQERRIAEIIEVPLAELPEDVAPTDEDLMALYEANTPSFQAPEYRTLVFLALDAEGIAEGIEITEEVLRVEFELRRADFSQPERRTIEQMVFSSEEEARTAEERMSGGEDFAAVSQNLLERDPVGLGQLSEAELSQQLPAVVDVVFALDEGAVSAPVQSPFGWHLMRVLRIDPEREPTFEEARAELSQDLAMREAVDAMLELADSLDDELAAGASIEEAASTIDLPVRTLPAVDRSGQDKQGERVAGLPTGAEFMQTAFQTEPGETSLLTATRDGNYFVLRVDGITDSTTRPFEEVRSDVLEIWRGEERDRRTQERAEGLAERAREGVELSAIAEGESLVASTTEPLIRDPRQTESGAARAIAAQLFDMAQGDIAVVATPEGQAVAKLTQIQSADAAADPDAVERLKAQLAEDLQNDLLAGFVSTMRNELGVTIDQRAVENAIPTY; from the coding sequence ATGCTGATTCAGATGCGATCGAAGATCGCCAAGGTCTTCATGTTCTTCCTGTTCGGAATTCTGATCCTCAGCTTCGCGGTCTGGGGCATCGAGGATGTCTTTCTGAACCGCGGCCAGGATGCCGTGATCGCAGAGGTCGGCGACACCGAGGTCCAGCAGACCGAGTTCGCGCGTCTGCTGAACCGGGAAATGAACATCCTGCGACGCCGTTTCGGCGGCCAGTTCGACATCACGCTGGCCCGGTCCCTCGGCCTCGTCGACCAGGTCATCGATCAGCTCGTGACCCGCGCCATGTTCGAGCAGCAGGCCAAGGACATGGGCCTTACCGTGACCGAGGATCAGATTCGCCAGCGCATCCTCGAGGAGCCGGCCTTTCAGAACAGCCTTGGCGATTTCGAACGAGGCCGTTTCCAGCAGGTCCTCGCCAACAACAACCTCACCGAACAGCAATACGTCCGCAGCCTCGGTCTCGCTATCGGACAGCAGCAGATCGTCGAGGCCGTGAGCGGGGCGAGCGAAGCGCCGCAGGACCTGGCGACGGCGCTCTATCTCTTCGAGCAGGAACGGCGGATAGCCGAGATCATCGAAGTACCCCTCGCCGAGCTGCCGGAAGACGTGGCGCCGACGGATGAAGATCTGATGGCGCTCTACGAGGCGAACACGCCGTCTTTCCAAGCGCCGGAGTACCGGACTCTCGTCTTTCTAGCGCTTGACGCCGAAGGTATCGCCGAGGGCATCGAGATCACGGAAGAGGTTCTCCGGGTCGAGTTCGAGCTGCGCCGCGCGGACTTCAGCCAGCCGGAGCGGCGAACCATCGAGCAGATGGTCTTCAGCTCCGAAGAGGAGGCCCGAACGGCAGAGGAGCGCATGTCGGGCGGCGAGGACTTCGCCGCGGTCTCGCAGAACCTCCTGGAGCGCGACCCGGTCGGTCTCGGCCAGTTGTCGGAAGCGGAGCTCTCCCAGCAGCTTCCCGCGGTCGTCGATGTGGTCTTCGCGCTCGACGAAGGCGCGGTCAGCGCTCCGGTGCAGAGCCCCTTCGGCTGGCACCTGATGCGGGTGCTCAGGATCGATCCGGAGCGCGAACCGACCTTCGAAGAGGCGCGGGCCGAGCTGTCACAGGACCTGGCCATGCGCGAGGCGGTCGATGCCATGCTGGAACTGGCGGACAGTCTGGATGACGAACTGGCCGCCGGCGCCTCGATCGAAGAGGCGGCCAGCACCATCGACCTCCCCGTGCGCACCTTGCCGGCTGTCGATCGCTCGGGCCAGGACAAGCAAGGCGAGCGCGTGGCCGGCCTGCCGACCGGCGCGGAATTCATGCAGACCGCGTTCCAGACCGAGCCGGGAGAGACCAGCCTGCTGACCGCGACCCGCGACGGCAATTACTTCGTGCTGCGGGTCGATGGAATCACCGACTCGACGACGCGCCCCTTCGAGGAGGTGCGGAGCGATGTGCTCGAGATCTGGCGGGGCGAGGAGCGCGACCGGCGAACCCAGGAACGGGCCGAAGGCCTTGCCGAGCGGGCCCGCGAGGGTGTCGAGCTCTCGGCCATCGCCGAGGGCGAGAGCCTGGTCGCCTCGACCACCGAGCCCCTGATCCGGGACCCGCGCCAGACCGAGAGCGGCGCGGCGCGGGCGATCGCCGCCCAGCTGTTCGACATGGCCCAGGGCGACATCGCCGTCGTGGCCACACCCGAGGGCCAGGCGGTCGCCAAGCTTACCCAGATCCAGAGCGCGGATGCCGCGGCCGATCCCGATGCGGTCGAGCGCCTGAAGGCGCAACTTGCAGAGGATCTCCAGAACGATCTCTTGGCGGGCTTCGTCTCGACGATGCGGAACGAATTGGGCGTCACGATCGACCAGCGGGCCGTCGAGAACGCGATCCCGACCTACTAG